A portion of the Cryptomeria japonica chromosome 5, Sugi_1.0, whole genome shotgun sequence genome contains these proteins:
- the LOC131063829 gene encoding (-)-isopiperitenone reductase-like, whose protein sequence is MSSAEKWWTKESVALVTGANKGIGFEVARQLCENGFTVILTARNEERGRAALHSLRSQGFQHNLEFFPFDVTSDESACRLAEWIKHSYGKLDILVQILLDYYHYYKFFVFQAYEIVFYSKLSNKET, encoded by the exons ATGTCAAg TGCAGAGAAGTGGTGGACGAAGGAGAGTGTGGCGCTGGTGACAGGCGCAAATAAAGGCATAGGGTTTGAGGTTGCTCGGCAGCTTTGCGAGAATGGATTCACTGTAATTCTCACTGCTCGAAATGAGGAGCGAGGAAGAGCTGCTTTACATTCTCTGAGATCTCAGGGATTTCAACACAATTTGGAATTCTTCCCATTCGATGTCACTTCAGACGAGAGTGCGTGTCGTCTAGCAGAGTGGATCAAGCACAGCTATGGAAAACTGGATATCCTGGTACAAATTCTTTTGGACTACTATCATTATTATAAATTTTTTGTTTTCCAAGCATATGAAATTGTGTTTTATTCTAAACTTTCAAATAAGGAAACCTAG